In the Mesorhizobium sp. WSM2240 genome, CGCCAGATACTCGAAGCCATCCGCAAGCGGCTCGGCAATGCGCTGTCGCCGGCGCTGGAGAAGCAATATCTCGAGCGGCTGCTGGAACTGAACTAGACCGCCGCGCCGACTTCACGGATCATCCCCATGCCCACACTCGGTGCGGTCACGCCCATCCTGCGCATCTTCGACATCGAAAAGGCGCGCGAATTCTATGTCGGCTTCCTGGGCTTCGAGGTGCAGTGGGAGCACCGCTTCGGCGAGAACGTTCCGCTCTACATGGAAGTCGCGCGCGATGGCTGCGCGCTGCATCTGAGCGAGCATTATGGCGACGCCTCGCCGGGTTCGGCCGTCCGCATCCGCGTCGAGGACATAGAAGGCCTGCATCGCGAATTGCGGGCAAGGGACTATCGTTTCGCCAAGCCCGGCCTCGAGGAGACGCCGTGGAAAACGCGCGAAGTGTCGGTCACCGATCCGTTCGGCAACCGGCTGCATTTCTTCGAGGAGACGGCGGATTACCTCCGGAGGCCAAAACCGGCGGCCGACTGATCATCGGGCTGACCGAACCGCCGCGCAGAATGAGGCTTGGTTTTGCCTCGTGAGATTAGGTTGATTCCGCGCCGTCGCCCGGACCATTGCCTGGCTTGGGAACCACCCCGAAATCCTGAGATTTTGCGCCGCTTTCTGCGGTCATGAAGCCGTCGGCCGCAAGGCCGCGGCGCAGCAGTTCACGCACCGCCGCCGCCCTGCTCGGCATGCGTTTCTCGAACCGCCAGTTTTCCAGAGCCTCGAGCTCCTCGCCGTTCAACATGATTTGCAAGCGCTCCGCTCTTTCGAGCTGTGACATGTCGCAACCCTCGCTTTTTGAGATAACGCATAGAGTTAGTAATGTAGGTAACATGCCAACTTTCAGCAAGTTGTGCAGAATGTGCGAAAACACTGCATCGTGCCTGATGCCGCAAGCACGGTCTTGAGGAGTAAGGCGCCGATGCCTGTATCTACTAACTAATTGATTTAATTATCAAAATTTCAGACTTGCCATTGATTTCGGCGAACAATGGGAGCATCCTCTTTCTTTGACCGACTGCGTGGTGACGTTATGAAAATTGCATTCTCAAACCGCCTCAGCGAGGACATCGTCCGCACTTTGGAATTCGCGATTCGGGATTTTGGCATCGCGAACATCCCCGTTCTGGCTGAACAGATCCGAAAGCGGAACGAGGCGGAGAATGTCGCCCTGGAAGACATTATGGCTCGGCTGACGGAGCACGCACTGCTTCGCGGCGCGGCGATGGAATTTGACAGCGCGAGTTTGGAACCGCAGAACGGCCATATCCACGCCCTTCCGTGAGGCTTGGTCGGCAGCCCTTGTCGCCGCCGTTTCTATAAAGTCACGCGGTGTTGATCGTCATGAGCTGGCGCCCATCGCGGCAGCGTCCTTCTCCATGAAGCGCTGGAAGGCCGGCCGGGCCGTGACGCGGCCGAGGTAATCGTCGAAGACCTGTTTCCTGGGCAGCACGCCGAGGATGTGGGTGGCGAAGTGGATTCCGCTGCCGAGTTGCGTGTCGGCGGCGGTGAATTTCTCGCCGGCTATGTAGGGCCGCGCGGAGAGCGTCTTTTCCAGATTGCGGACCATGTCGTCGAAGGCGCCGAACGAGAAATTGTTGCTGACATACTCCCAGCCTTGCGCCCTCGCGGCCACGCACGGATCGAACACGGAATCGGAATAGACGAGCCAGCTCAGGAAGGCCGCGCGGTTGTCATCGCCGACTGCCGGCGCCAGTCCGGCCTCGGGGAACTTCTCTGTGAGATAGAGGCAGATCGCGGCGCGCTCGGTGTCGATTGTGCCGTCATGGACGATGGCCGGCACCTTCTTGTTGGGCTGGATCTCCCGATAGCTCTCCGGCACGCCGCCCGGCGCGCGTATATCGACCGGCACGATCTCGAAGGGCTGGCCGAGCTCTTCCAGAAGCCAGTGGACACTGGCGGACCGCGACCACGGCGCATGGTAGAATTTGATCATTGTCGTCTCCTCGCAAGCAATTCGATGCTCCAGCATAACAGGCATCTACTGACAACTTTCTGTCAGCAGCTATGTCGGGAGGAAGCCGAGCAGGCTTATTCCGCGGCGATCGCTCGTGAGGAAAACGCCTCCCGGATAGCCTCGGCCATGCCGTCTATGGCCTCGCTGCGCGCGCCGGCGGCGCGGTGCAGCACGACATTGGAAGAGTCGATGTCGCCGAAGCCGTCGACGGCGGTCAGTTCGCGGCAATCGGCGGGAATGTTGCTGCGCGACACCGGGGCCACGGCGAGGCCGGAGGCGACGGCGAGCTTCAGGCCGCCGGTCGTGTCGCTGGTATAGGCGATGCGATAGGCGAGGCCGCGCTGCTCCAGCGACTTGATCGCGAAGTCCTTGCACCAGCCGGCCCGGCTGTAGAGCGCGACCGGCAGCGGTGTCTCCTCATGCGCGCAGTGCAGCGTCGAGGTGGCCCAGACCGTCGGATCGCGCATCAGAACCTCGCCATCCGAGTTATCCTGCCATTCGAAAACCACGGCCAGATCGAGCTCGCCGCTCTCGATCGCCGCCTTCTGGCTGGCCGAATGCGCGTATCTGACCGTGATCTCGACCTTCGGGTGCC is a window encoding:
- a CDS encoding glyoxalase superfamily protein, producing the protein MPTLGAVTPILRIFDIEKAREFYVGFLGFEVQWEHRFGENVPLYMEVARDGCALHLSEHYGDASPGSAVRIRVEDIEGLHRELRARDYRFAKPGLEETPWKTREVSVTDPFGNRLHFFEETADYLRRPKPAAD
- a CDS encoding glutathione S-transferase family protein; the encoded protein is MIKFYHAPWSRSASVHWLLEELGQPFEIVPVDIRAPGGVPESYREIQPNKKVPAIVHDGTIDTERAAICLYLTEKFPEAGLAPAVGDDNRAAFLSWLVYSDSVFDPCVAARAQGWEYVSNNFSFGAFDDMVRNLEKTLSARPYIAGEKFTAADTQLGSGIHFATHILGVLPRKQVFDDYLGRVTARPAFQRFMEKDAAAMGASS
- a CDS encoding LysR substrate-binding domain-containing protein, producing MGVHLDSDLLRTFVAVAETGNFTRAADQVRRTQSAVSMQIKRLEETVGAALFERGPRGVLLTRKGSELIANARRIVALLDETAASLHTAPLDGPVRIGIPEEYSYAILSRALNAFSRRHPKVEITVRYAHSASQKAAIESGELDLAVVFEWQDNSDGEVLMRDPTVWATSTLHCAHEETPLPVALYSRAGWCKDFAIKSLEQRGLAYRIAYTSDTTGGLKLAVASGLAVAPVSRSNIPADCRELTAVDGFGDIDSSNVVLHRAAGARSEAIDGMAEAIREAFSSRAIAAE